Part of the Capsicum annuum cultivar UCD-10X-F1 chromosome 12, UCD10Xv1.1, whole genome shotgun sequence genome is shown below.
ttttatgtattctaaatatataataatttaatggtaattatttaaaaaataaaagtgaaaatatgattttgtctattacggggtgttttaatgaatggaaaaaagttcaaattacttttcgaATGAAAGTTAATATTACCTCTGAAAAGGTTGTTTGATCATATTTTGAATGTGGCGGTAATTATTAGAGCTTGCACCAAAAAAAGGATAACCATTAAAATCtattaataaacataatgatgGTATGCTAAATCTCATAATTTatttacaacaaaaataattgcatataaacaaaaatttaaaagagaattCATATAACGAAGAAGGCTAGAAAATCCTAAAGAATCAAAGAAGAAAACTTTAATTAATCATCAATCaaactcaaaacaaaaataagaagaataagaagaaatatagaagtagaagaattacacttatttttctagtaaaatttgatcaaataactAATTTAGTAGAAGTATagacaatttttttgttttatataaagtaaaattctaattgatttaaaattgtcaaatattataatttcttacctaaataagatatatttttcctttccatgcatatgtttttttaaatatatatatattggttccAAAAATATTCCTTAAAAAATTTGCGTAGGAATCCTTTTTTCCATGCctataattttactataaatttggttcttaaatttttttttcctttccatcgATAGTTTTAAACCTAAAAAAACTGCATAGGACTCTTAATAAAAAATGTCACATTACATTTAATTCCttttagaattggaattgttCCTTGTTTTTTTCCTCGTCTCTGTATACAAAATGTTTGAACGCTATACcggttaaaaaataaaaaatctctctCGGGGAGCTCCATCTTAGAAGCTATACTTCACGGGATCAAGCATTGTGGATCTGAGGCCTCCAAAGCTACTATAACTTTATGCTCATTCCAATAACTCTTAACAGAATATCTTAAGGAGAAGTCGATCCGCGTTACTGTGTCATCAAGGCGTCGGCCAGAAAATCAGTTCAGACCAAAAAGGCATTCAAAATTGAACAAGACGGCCGAAGAGCTCTTTCTTGGAAGGTGGCTGGCTTATATACAGGCAAAACCTCTCGAAAGCCAATCTTTGATCTTTCCTCAATCTGAAAGCAACTCGTCCAACTCAGTATCCTCAGACATGAAAGTGTCATAGTCGATACTTGTTCCATTGGACAAAACTTCAACTTTGCCGGGAGGGCTATCCTCATCATCTTCATCCTCAGGATCAGTCATTTCTGGCTCATAGTCTATATTTTCATCATGAACTGTCTCAGTATCATTCTTCATATCATCACCGTCTTTCTTCTTGGTTACACTGCCTTTACCAATTTTTCGACGACCCCAGTCTATTTTCTTTTCAGCCTCAGAATCCTCGCAAATACATGTTGATGGATTTTCGTGAAACTCACCCCTCCCTGGCCTCACTTCCTTAGGCTTCCCCATGAATCCTCTTTGAAATATATGAACTCTAGAAGAAAATTCCCCTATTGTCATGTTATTTCTATTTAAGAACACATGGTTTAGTTTCTTAGCATTTGGGCGAATGGTAGGTTTATGACCAAAATATCTCCTACATCAAAAGAACAGATATATTAGCAAGAATCTAAAtaaaatttgcagaacagttcgAAAGGCCTGAAAAGGAAGCAGCGTACCTTCGTCCTGCTAAAATTTTTGCCATGTTTCCATTGTTATTAGTGACAAACACATCACTTTCATCACAAACTATAAAGTCAAGAGCAGCCATTctagaagaaaatgaagaaaatggtTCTAACTCTTCCTTGCTGGCAATAGTATCCTTGGAGTAAAAATTTGGAAAGAGGGCCTTTAACGGAGCCAATGTTTCTTCACCTCCATACACTTCACCAGATGCTACGTAAATATGAACATCTTTTCCATATCCAAGCGCTCTTAGCATCAAACCAACTTCTTCAGGAGTAAGAGGGCACCTTCCTTGCCTCCTTGCCTTTTCCGGGTTGCCATTCTGCAAATGTTTAAAGTAAGAGTTTAAATACATATTCAGTTCTTGGGACTATCCTATCATATGGTGTGGAAGAAAGGGAAATTGCCTCCATTAAcctaagaaaatcatcataagagCTTCTCTCTCTGTCTCTCGGTGTGTGTATTCACTCACCTACAACGCACGCACGCGCACAcagatatatatagagagatctAGGCTTCCCAAGGATGACAGATAATCCAGTTTATTTCCCAGATTATCCAGTGTCATT
Proteins encoded:
- the LOC107851164 gene encoding O-fucosyltransferase 16 isoform X2, encoding MFFYGCSDASSKFAKAKAITHPNRYLLIVTSGGLNQQRTGITDAVVAARILNATLVVPKLDKTSFWKDSSDFSDIFDVDWFIKHLTPDVTIIEDLPLRRRQIWTPHRMRVPRKCNERCYINRVLPVLMKKHAIQITKFDYRLANKLDTDLQKLRCRVNYHALKFADHILKMGEKLVQRMRSSSKHYIALHLRFEPDMLAFSGCYYGGGDKERTELGKIRRRWKTLHNGNPEKARRQGRCPLTPEEVGLMLRALGYGKDVHIYVASGEVYGGEETLAPLKALFPNFYSKDTIASKEELEPFSSFSSRMAALDFIVCDESDVFVTNNNGNMAKILAGRRRYFGHKPTIRPNAKKLNHVFLNRNNMTIGEFSSRVHIFQRGFMGKPKEVRPGRGEFHENPSTCICEDSEAEKKIDWGRRKIGKGSVTKKKDGDDMKNDTETVHDENIDYEPEMTDPEDEDDEDSPPGKVEVLSNGTSIDYDTFMSEDTELDELLSD